The following proteins come from a genomic window of Streptomyces liliiviolaceus:
- a CDS encoding dodecin, with the protein MSDHTYRVTEIVGTSHEGIDQAIRNGVSRASQTLRNLDWFEVTQVRGQIENGQVKHYQVGLKVGFRLEDSA; encoded by the coding sequence ATGTCCGACCACACCTACCGGGTCACCGAGATCGTCGGAACCTCGCACGAGGGCATCGACCAGGCGATCCGCAACGGCGTCTCCCGGGCCTCGCAGACCCTGCGCAACCTCGACTGGTTCGAGGTCACGCAGGTGCGCGGGCAGATCGAGAACGGGCAGGTCAAGCACTACCAGGTCGGCCTGAAGGTCGGCTTCCGCCTGGAGGACTCGGCCTGA